One Thermoplasma volcanium GSS1 genomic window carries:
- a CDS encoding UPF0147 family protein, with product MDQNLFNEVMYLLDELSQDTTVPKNVRKVAQDSKTKLSQENESLDLRCATVLSMLDEMANDPNVPSHGRTDLYTIISKLEALAKS from the coding sequence ATGGATCAGAATCTTTTTAATGAAGTTATGTACTTGCTGGATGAATTATCTCAAGACACCACTGTGCCAAAGAACGTAAGGAAGGTTGCCCAGGATTCAAAGACCAAGCTTAGCCAGGAAAATGAGAGCCTAGATTTGAGATGTGCAACAGTGCTCTCTATGCTTGATGAAATGGCCAACGATCCTAACGTACCATCGCATGGCCGTACAGATCTATATACAATAATAAGCAAACTTGAGGCCCTTGCCAAAAGTTAG
- a CDS encoding MarR family transcriptional regulator, whose protein sequence is MNMVLSEDAEKLAKYLMIADIPRSVAYTLVYIRDKDEVTSVEIERETGLRQPEVSIAMQWLRRKGWITKRNMKKEGKGRPIHGYRLSKSFSEILDEIIQDLSKKINDINYNIEQLKNYRK, encoded by the coding sequence ATGAACATGGTACTGAGTGAAGATGCTGAGAAATTGGCTAAATACCTAATGATAGCTGATATACCAAGAAGCGTTGCCTACACCCTTGTCTATATCCGCGATAAGGACGAGGTAACTAGCGTGGAGATAGAGAGGGAAACCGGATTGAGGCAGCCGGAAGTCTCTATAGCGATGCAGTGGTTAAGACGCAAAGGGTGGATAACCAAACGGAACATGAAGAAGGAGGGCAAGGGTCGTCCTATACACGGTTACAGGCTGTCAAAGTCATTCAGCGAAATTCTAGACGAGATAATTCAGGACCTAAGTAAAAAGATAAACGATATAAACTATAACATAGAACAGCTTAAAAACTATAGAAAATAA
- the purD gene encoding phosphoribosylamine--glycine ligase produces MVSRVLLIGSGGREDAIARAIKRSGAKLFSVIGHENPSIKRLSEKYLIGDEKDYKSIEDFALSSSVDIVFVGPDPVLETPLVNNLLKRGIAVASPTMEAAQIETSKMFMRDLLTRHSIPGNINYKKCFSEQEVKDFFDKNKKDVAVKPIGLTGGKGVKVMGEQLKSQGEAINYAIEVLQRDGVVLIEDRMIGEEFSLQAFTDGKNTSFMPIVQDYKRAFEGDTGPNTGGMGSISDVNFSLPFLSKKAPEDARHIINDVVRAMYDENIPFKGVMYGQFMDTPDGVKVIEINARFADPEGINVLSLLKSDFVETLYQIYSGELNGERLFEDRATVLKYIVPPGYGQAPLPGDLHIDPEIEKLDTELYYAAVSGTLYDVKMSSSRSLAILGKADNIPEASEMVDSALKYVHGSYYVRRDIGKKEFLEKKIMAASRAKS; encoded by the coding sequence ATGGTAAGCAGGGTACTTCTGATAGGAAGCGGTGGAAGAGAAGACGCAATAGCAAGGGCCATAAAGAGATCCGGCGCAAAACTGTTCTCGGTAATAGGCCATGAAAATCCATCTATCAAAAGGTTATCTGAAAAGTACCTCATCGGTGACGAGAAAGATTATAAAAGCATAGAGGATTTCGCATTATCGTCTTCAGTGGATATTGTATTTGTGGGTCCTGATCCTGTATTGGAAACACCACTTGTCAACAACCTTCTAAAGAGAGGCATTGCAGTAGCATCGCCTACTATGGAAGCCGCCCAAATTGAGACTTCAAAGATGTTCATGAGGGATCTGCTTACTAGGCATAGCATACCTGGCAATATAAACTACAAGAAGTGTTTTAGTGAACAGGAGGTTAAGGACTTCTTTGATAAGAATAAGAAAGATGTTGCTGTAAAACCCATAGGGCTAACTGGAGGGAAGGGCGTAAAGGTTATGGGTGAACAGCTAAAAAGTCAGGGAGAAGCTATAAATTATGCTATCGAGGTTTTGCAGCGCGATGGCGTTGTATTGATTGAAGACAGGATGATAGGCGAAGAATTTTCCCTTCAGGCCTTCACAGACGGTAAAAATACGTCCTTTATGCCCATAGTGCAGGACTACAAGAGGGCCTTTGAAGGCGATACAGGGCCTAATACCGGAGGCATGGGATCTATATCAGATGTAAATTTTTCGCTGCCTTTCCTAAGCAAGAAAGCGCCAGAAGATGCAAGACATATAATAAACGATGTTGTTAGAGCCATGTACGACGAGAACATACCATTTAAGGGAGTTATGTACGGGCAATTCATGGATACGCCGGATGGAGTTAAAGTTATAGAGATAAATGCAAGGTTTGCGGATCCAGAAGGGATAAATGTACTTTCTTTGCTTAAAAGCGATTTCGTCGAGACACTTTATCAAATATACTCTGGTGAATTGAACGGCGAGCGTCTTTTCGAGGATAGGGCAACAGTTCTGAAATACATAGTCCCACCAGGCTATGGGCAGGCACCTTTGCCTGGAGATCTGCACATCGATCCAGAGATAGAGAAGCTGGATACTGAGCTATACTATGCGGCTGTTTCCGGCACCTTATACGATGTTAAGATGTCATCATCCAGGTCGCTGGCTATTTTAGGGAAGGCAGATAATATACCAGAAGCTTCGGAAATGGTGGATTCTGCACTTAAGTACGTTCACGGCAGTTATTATGTAAGGAGGGACATAGGGAAGAAAGAATTCCTGGAAAAAAAGATAATGGCTGCGAGTAGAGCTAAGAGTTAA